The following are encoded in a window of Haemorhous mexicanus isolate bHaeMex1 chromosome 7, bHaeMex1.pri, whole genome shotgun sequence genomic DNA:
- the ENO4 gene encoding enolase 4 has translation MEAGERRRLRQEAAEYYRGQRVPERMEDALNALFPLHPEDLYGELANYFSKFSKAPVICKLVGRKVLDGVGEPTLEVEIYCTVKNYEKRICSTVMATHSQIPENALPETIEADEEERNDSVHTAVEWVSDSLNTMLRDLDPTDQCQADKMLGEYFANKVEEKREIEKQEKEKKEEEEAAKVISPASGRSAATPKQKKGRKPGKKVSVEGNSIPPAEPAEAVLCGSLAIGGTSLAIAKAGATISCVPLYLHTALLKHKESPKEITLPLPMITVLNCEKNSPTKLKLVKEVMLIPPVELSLQQGIERVQEIQKEMTRKMESPGKTPGSRSDSRRGRAHKAQPSSLKRISHLGCLITGYDSLEQLLLQVQTACNNIGLELGIDMYLAINCAAHELMDYGKGKYEILTGTFKSPDEMVAMYVEMINNFPFIIALIDPLRKEDREQWSSICCALGSKCFLIAEDAATQISKLKTDQNINLAMCSGVVLKYINQTTVSDLIELTGILDGQRHISILGSPDRESSDESLVDLAVGLGARFLKLGGLSRGERVAKYNRLLAIEEELAANGALREAKLEFVDFAEESQPGQLPDVLPAPE, from the exons aTGGAGGCGGGcgagcggcggcggctgcggcagGAGGCGGCTGAGTATTACCGAGGGCAGCGGGTGCCGGAGCGGATGGAGGACGCGCTGAACGCCCTGTTCCCGCTGCACCCCGAGGATCTCTACGGAGAGCTG GCTAACTACTTTTCTAAATTTTCAAAAGCTCCAGTAATATGCAAATTAGTTGGAAGAAAAGTTCTTGATGGAGTTGGTGAGCCAACATTAGAAGTGGAAATATACTGTACAGTTAAAAACTATGAGAAG AGGATTTGTTCCACTGTAATGGCTACTCATTCTCAAATACCTGAAAATGCTTTACCTGAAACAATTGAAGCTgatgaggaagaaagaaatgacTCTGTTCATACTGCTGTGGAATGGGTCAGTGACTCACTGAACACAATGTTAAGGGACTTGGACCCTACTGACCAGTGTCAAGCTGATAAGATGCTTGG TGAATACTTTGCAAACAAggtagaagaaaaaagggaaattgaaaagcaagaaaaagaaaaaaaagaagaagaagaagcagcaaaagTCATTTCCCCTGCTTCAGGCCGTTCAGCCGCAACACCTAAGCAAAAAAAGGGACGAAAACCAG GAAAGAAGGTGTCAGTGGAAGGGAATTCCAtcccacctgcagagcctgctgagGCAGTGCTGTGTGGCAGCTTGGCCATTGGGGGAACATCACTTGCCATAGCAAAGGCTGGGgccaccatcagctgtgtcccATTGTACTTGCATACTGCACTGCTGAAACACAAG GAATCACCTAAAGAAATTACTCTACCACTCCCAATGATTACTGTGTtgaactgtgaaaaaaattcaCCTACAAAACTGAAATTAGTCAAAGAAGTTATGCTTATACCACCAGTTGAGTTATCACTCCAGCAG GGCATAGAAAGAGTTCaggaaattcagaaagaaatgaCAAGAAAGATGGAGTCTCCAGGCAAAACG CCTGGTTCACGATCAGACAGTAGGAGAGGAAGAGCACATAAAGCTCAG ccATCATCCTTAAAAAGAATATCACACTTAGGCTGCCTGATAACAGGATATGATAGTCTAGAACAACTGCTACTCCAAGTGCAAACAGCTTGCAACAATATAGGTCTGGAGCTGGGAATAGACATGTACTTAGCAATAAATTGTGCTGCTCATGAATTAATGGATTAT gggaaaggaaaatacGAAATACTCACTGGAACATTCAAAAGTCCTGATGAAATGGTTGCCATGTATGTGGAAATGattaataattttcctttcattattGCATTAATAGATCCCTTAAGAAAAGAG GACAGAGAACAGTGGAGTAGCATCTGTTGTGCCCTTGGTTCCAAATGCTTCCTGATTGCTGAAGATGCTGCCACGCAAATTTCCAAACTCAAAACTGACCAAAACATAAACCTAGCAATGTGCAGTGGTGTTGTCCTAAAATACATTAACCAAACCACGGTGTCAGACCTCATAGAACTGACTGGAATTCTGGATG GTCAAAGACATATTTCCATATTAGGAAGTCCAGATAGAGAATCTTCAGATGAGAGCCTCGTGGATCTG GCTGTGGGCCTGGGTGCCAGGTTCCTCAAGTTGGGAGGTCTCTCCCGCGGAGAAAGGGTGGCCAAATACAACCGGCTGCTGGCTATAGAGGAGGAACTGGCCGCGAATGGAGCGCTGC GTGAAGCAAAACTTGAATTTGTTGATTTTGCTGAAGAATCACAGCCAGGACAACTTCCTGATGTGCTTCCTGCCCCAGAGTAG